The genome window CGAGCGTCACGACTGTGCCGACCGCGACCCCGGCCAAGGCCATCGAGGAGTAGAACGCCAGCGGGTACACGGCGATGGACGACGCACCCGTCAGCAGCAGGCCGACCGGCGCTGAGCGAAGCACGCGCAACGCGGACCGACCGGCGAGCAGGCAGAGCAGGATCCCGCCGAAGCCCATGGTCGCCGCCCCGATCGAGAGGGCACTGGCGGACGCGGGCGCGTAGGTGGCGGCGGTGCCGGTCGTGCCCCACAGGGCGGAGGCGAGCAGGACCGGCAGGGGGCCGGTGGTGAACCGCGTCCTTCCAGGCACGGGGCGGGAAGGCGCGAAGACGTCGTTGGACACGTGAACTCTTTTCCGTTCGCGGGAGATGTGGCTGTCGGCGAACGGGCGCGTGCGAGGGCCCCAGGCGCACTACCCGGGGAAGTGGAACTGCGCTCCCGCGCCCGTCAGGCGGCGGGAGGCGGAGTGACGCGGTGCCAGTAAGAGCTCACGACCCCACTCTAAAGAGTTGCGGTGACGATCTGCGTGGTGGGCCGCCCAGCGGAACTCAGACGCCGAGGCGGTAGCCCATGCCGCGGACCGTGTGGATGCGGGTGCTGCCGATCTTGCGCCGCAGCGCCCGCACGTAGACGTCGACGACGTTCGAGCCGGGGTCGAAGTCGTAGCCCCAGACGTGCGACAGGATCTGCTCGCGGGAGAGCACCTGACCGGAGTGGCGCAGGAACAGCTCCAGCATCGAGAACTCCCGGGCCGTCAGGTCGACGGTCCCCTCCGGCACCTGGGCCCGGCGGGTGCGCAGGTCCAGCGACAACTCGCCGTCGCGCAGCACGGTCACCTCCGGCGCCCGGTCGTTGGGGCGCAACCGCAGCCGCACCCGCGCCAGCAGCTCCTCGAAGCGGAACGGCTTGGTCATGTAGTCGTCCGCGCCGCCTTCGAGGCCGGCGACCGTGTCGTGCACGGAGTCCCGGGCGGTCAGGATGATCACCGGCACCGTCACGCGCTGGGCGCGCAACGCCCGCAGCACCGCGAAGCCGTCCTTGCCCGGCAGGCCGAGGTCGAGCACGACCAGGTCGAAGTCCCCGGTCAGCACGTAGTCGAGCGCGGTGTCGCCATCGCCGACGACGGTCGTGGTGAAGCCGTTGGCGCGCAGGCCCTTCTCGATGAAGGCGGCGATCCGGGCCTCGTCCTCGGCGATCAGGATCTTGCTCAAGAGTCGCTCTCCTCAGCGGTTCTGGTGCCGGGGGTGGCCGGCAGCTCCAACCCGAAAGTGGCGCCCTCGCCCGGCGCGGAAAGCACCCGCACCCGTCCGTGGTGGGCCTCGGCGATGGCCCTGACGATCGCCAGGCCGAGCCCCGCCCCGCCGCGGCCGGGGCCGCTGCCGTGCGAGAACCGTTCGAAGATCTTCTCGACCTCGGCCGGGTCGACACCGGGTCCCTCGTCGGTGACCCACAGCGAGATCCGGCCCAGGCTCAGCGCGGAACCGATCCTGATGGTCGAGCCGGGCTCGGTGTGCTGCACGGCGTTCTGCGCGAGCTGCACCATCGCCTGGGTCACCCGCTGCTCGTCGACCACGACCTCGCCCTCACCGATGCCCTCCAGCACCCACCTGCGGTCGGCGATCGAGCGGGCCTTGGCCTCGATGTCGCTGGTCAGCTCGGCGAGGGAGACCGGGGCCGGGGTGACGAAGTCGGGCCGGTCGGCCTTGGCCAGCATCAGCAGGTCCTCGACGATGCGGGTCATCCGGTCCAGCTCGTCGGTGCACAGCCGCACCACCTCCTCCCGCTCCGCCGGATCGTCGCCGAGCAGCTCGAGGTTGCCGCGCACGATCGTGATGGGCGTCCGCAGCTCGTGGCTGGCGTCGTCGACGAACCGGCGCTGCGTGCGGAAGGCGTCCTCCAGCCGGTCCAGCATGGCGTTGAACTGGTCGGCCAGCGCGGCGATGTCGTCGCGGCCCTCCACCGGGATGCGCCGGGTCAGGTCGTGCTCGCTGATCTCGGCCGCGGCCTGCCGCACGGTGCGCACCGGGGCCAGGATCTCGGCCGCCACGACCCACGACGAGACCGCCGCCAGCAACACCCCGAGCGCGCTGACCAGCAGCAGGGTCTGGACGGTGCGGTCGGCCTCGGCGGTGGCATCGGCCGTGAAGTGCTCGGTGATGAACCAGGCGTCGACGCCGTTGCTGACCGCGTGCACCTTCACCCAGCGCATTTGCCCCTGCGCGGTCTCGGTCTGCCCGTAGGTGCCGGGAGAGGAGACGATGGCGTCGAGGATGACCGGATCGGCGGCGATCGGCTTGAGCGCGTCCGGCGCCTGCGTCATCGGCTCCAGGCCCGCCGGCGTGCGCCACACCCCGATCAGGGCTTCGGCGGTGTCCGGGTACTGCCGCTTCAGGTGGGAGTGGAACAGCGACCGCGGATCGGTGAACAGCTGCCCGGTCGCCGGGTCGCGTCCCGTCTCGGCGAACGTGGTGAACTCCCGCGCCTCCTGCTCCATCCCCCTCGTCGCCTGGGTCTGGACGTCGTTGTGCAGGAACTGCCGCACGATCAGGATCACCGACAGCAGCACGACCACCAGGACCAGCAGCATCCAGCCCATGATCTGGGCGCGTGCGGGGATCCGGGTGCCGTGCCTGCGCTGGGCGGTGCGCGGCTCAGTCGTCATGGTCACCGTCGTGGTCGTCGTCATCGTCGTCGGGCGGTGGCGGCGGCAGCTCGGCGGGCGGTGTCTGCGGTGGCGGCACGACCGAGGGCACCGGCTGCTCCGGGCCCGGCGAACTGCCGACCCGGACCTGCGCGGGCACGTCCGGCGTCCGCGGTCCGTCGGTGATGGCGAAGCTGACCAGGACGGCCGCGATCGGCAGCGCGAGCGCCAGGACCAGCAGCAGCGCGCGGGGAACCGACCTCATGTCCCCAACTGTGACCGCCGCACCCGCTTCACGGCATGAAGACAAGATGAGAGCTTCCTCATCCGGGCGGTTTCGAGGTGCCGGCACCCGACGCGCCAGTCGCCTGATCCCGCCCCGTGGACCGGAAGAGACACGCTAGCCTGCGGGCAGACTTCTCGCGACGAGGGACGACGATGATCGACAACAGCGGCAGCGGTGACGACCGGCTCATCGACTGGACCGGCGAGCGCTGCGTCCCGTGGGCGGACGACGTCCAGGTGATCTACGAGCACTACCACCGCTACGCGATCGCCGCGCGCTTCGTGAAGGGCAAGCGGGTCCTCGACCTGGCGTGCGGCGAGGGCTACGGCGCGGCGCTGCTGGCCGCCGAGGGCGCCGAGGTCGTCGGCGTCGACATCGACGAGACCACCGTCGAGCACGCCCGGCGCACCTACGGCGGCCGGGACGTCAGCTTCCGCACCGGTTCCATCACCGACCCCGGCCTGCTGGCCGACGAGAAGCCGTTCGACGTGGTCGTCTGCTTCGAGGCGATCGAGCACGTCGCCGAGCACGACGAGGTGCTGGCGCTGGTGCGCAACCGGCTCGTGCGCGGCGGGCTGTTCCTGGTCAGCACCCCGGACACCGCCGTCTACCAGCACGAGCACGGCAACGACAACCCGTTCCACGTCAAGGAGCTCACCGCGCCGGAGTTCGAGTCCCTGCTCGAGGGCGCGTTCCGGCACGTCGCGCTGCTCAAGCAGAACGTGGCGGTCGGCTCGGTCATGACGCCCGCCGACCCGGGCGACCCGGACACCGCCATCGACGGCGTCCGGCTCCAGACGCTGCGCCGGGGCGAAGACCGCTGGACCGTCGAGCCGGGCCTGCCGCACACCTACCTGGTCGGCTTCGCCTCCGACCGCCAGCTGCCGAAGCTGCCCGGCTCGGCGGTGCTGCTCGACGCCGACCTGGCCCTCGCCCGCGGGGCCAGCGGCGCGGTCGTCGAGCAGCGCGACACCGCCGTCGCCGACGTCGCCAAGCTGAACCGGCTCTACCAGCGCAGCCGCGTCGAGGCCGATGAGCTGAAGGCGACGATCACCAAGCTCGAGTCGCTGCGGCGGCAGGAGGAGCAGCGCGCCGAGACCGCCGAGCGCGAACGCGCGGAGCTGCGTGCCGTCGTCGACACCAAGCTGCCCGCCGCCGAGCAGGCCGCCGAACGCGACGCCGCCCGCATCGAGTGGTTGCAGGACAGCCTGGCACGCCTCGAAGGCCGCATCGCCGAAGCCGAGCAGCGCGCAGGCGAGCTCACCGCCACCAACGCCGAGCTCGCCGCCCAGAACTCCGCGCTCGTGCAGCGCGCGGTCGGCAAGTACCGGCAGGTCGTCGAGCGGGTCGCCCCGCGCGGCACGGCCCGCCGCGACGTCTACGAGATCGCGCTCGGCCGCAAGCCCGGCGTGCCCCAGGTGACTGAGACCGCCGAGACCAGTCCGCTGCCGGTGCCGTGCAGCGACCGGCCGGTCGTCAGCGTCATCGTCCCGGTGCACGGCAAGTGGCCCTA of Saccharopolyspora erythraea contains these proteins:
- a CDS encoding sensor histidine kinase — translated: MTTEPRTAQRRHGTRIPARAQIMGWMLLVLVVVLLSVILIVRQFLHNDVQTQATRGMEQEAREFTTFAETGRDPATGQLFTDPRSLFHSHLKRQYPDTAEALIGVWRTPAGLEPMTQAPDALKPIAADPVILDAIVSSPGTYGQTETAQGQMRWVKVHAVSNGVDAWFITEHFTADATAEADRTVQTLLLVSALGVLLAAVSSWVVAAEILAPVRTVRQAAAEISEHDLTRRIPVEGRDDIAALADQFNAMLDRLEDAFRTQRRFVDDASHELRTPITIVRGNLELLGDDPAEREEVVRLCTDELDRMTRIVEDLLMLAKADRPDFVTPAPVSLAELTSDIEAKARSIADRRWVLEGIGEGEVVVDEQRVTQAMVQLAQNAVQHTEPGSTIRIGSALSLGRISLWVTDEGPGVDPAEVEKIFERFSHGSGPGRGGAGLGLAIVRAIAEAHHGRVRVLSAPGEGATFGLELPATPGTRTAEESDS
- a CDS encoding response regulator transcription factor, with protein sequence MSKILIAEDEARIAAFIEKGLRANGFTTTVVGDGDTALDYVLTGDFDLVVLDLGLPGKDGFAVLRALRAQRVTVPVIILTARDSVHDTVAGLEGGADDYMTKPFRFEELLARVRLRLRPNDRAPEVTVLRDGELSLDLRTRRAQVPEGTVDLTAREFSMLELFLRHSGQVLSREQILSHVWGYDFDPGSNVVDVYVRALRRKIGSTRIHTVRGMGYRLGV